The Nakamurella alba sequence ACCGGATCGACACCGTCTCCCGCATCATCACTCTCATCTCCTCGAAGATCAGAACAACGGAGTGCCAGTGTGTTCGTGACACCCTTCACCGAGCTCTTCGGAGTGCAGCACCCGATCGTCTGCGGCGGCATGATGGGGGTCGGCCGGGCCGGCCTGGTCGCCGCCGTCGCCGAGGCCGGGGCGTTGGGATTCCTCAGTGCCCTGACCCAGCCACGTCCGGAGGACCTGGCCGTCGAGATCGAGCGGTGCCGTGCGCTGACGTCACGGCCGTTCGGCGTGAACCTGACCATCCTGCCGACCCGGAACCCGGTGTCCTACGAGGACTACGCCGACGTCATCATCGAAGCCGGCGTGCCCGTGGTGGAGCTGGCAGGCGGCGACCCCGGCCCATGGGTGCCGCGCTTCCACGCAGGCGGGGTGAAGGTCATTCACAAGTGCACCTCGGTCCGTCATGCCGTCAAGGGCGAGCAGGCCGGGGCGGACGCGGTGGCGATCGACGGTTTCGAATGCGCCGGACACCCGGGTGAGGAGGACGTCCCGTCGCTGGTGCTGCTGCCGGCCGCCGCGCGGCGCCTGTCCGTGCCGGTGATCGCCTGCGGCGGCTTCGCCGACGGCGCCGGGGTGGTGGCCGCGCTCGCTCTGGGGGGATCGGCCGTCTGCATGGGCACCCGGTTCCTGGCCACCGAGGAGGCCGCGGTGCACGCCAACGTCAAGCAGCGGATCGTCGACAACACCGAACGGGACACCGTTCTGCTGTTCCGGCAGTGGCGCAACACGGCCCGGGTGGCCAGGAACGCGGTGTCCGAGGAGATCGCCCGGATCGGTGCCCGGCCCGGCGCGACCTTCGACGAGGTCGCGCACCTCGCCTCCGGTGCCCGGGGCAGGGCACGGGTGCTCGGGGACGGTGAGATGGACGACGGCGTCTGGTGGGCCGGCCAGTCGCAGGGCCTGATCGACGACGTCCCGACCTGTCGGGAACTGCTGGACCGGATGATCGCCGAGGCCGGGCAACTGGTCTCCACCAGTCTGCCTGCACTGACCCGGGAGCAGTCATGACGCAGCCCATCGACGCCGCCGCGGCCCTGGACGGCATCCGGACCGACCTGTACATCGACGGCCACTGGCGGTCCACCGCCCGCACCTTTCCGGTGGAGGACCCGGCCAGCGGTGAAACCATCGCCGAGATGGCGGACGCCGGTCCGGCCGATGCCGTCGCGGCACTCGCCGCGGCCACCGGTGCCGGTCCGGGATGGGCCGCCACCGAGCCGCGGGTGCGTGCCGAGATCCTGCGCCGGGCCTTCGATCTGCTGATGTCCGGGGCGGACCGGCTGGCCACGGTGATCTCGCTGGAGATGGGCAAACCGCTGGCCGAGTCCCGCGCCGAGATCGCCTACGGCGCCGAGTTCCTCCGCTGGTTCTCCGAGGAGTCAGTGCGCATCTCGGGCCGGTACTCGGTGGCACCGACCGGCGGCACCCGGCTGCTGACCATGCGCCGGCCCGTTGGTCCGGTGCTGGCGATCACCCCCTGGAACTTCCCGCTGGCCATGGCCACCCGGAAGGTCGGTCCCGCACTGGCGGCCGGGTGCACCGTCGTACTGAAGCCGGCCGCCCAGACCCCGCTGACCGCCGCGTACCTGGTCGCGGTGCTGGAGGAGGCCGGTGTGCCGCCGGGCGTGGTCAACCTGATCCCCACCTCCGGCTCCGCGGCCGCCACCGCACCGGTGCTGGACGATCCGCGGCTGCGCAAACTCACCTTCACCGGATCGACCGAGGTCGGCCGCGCGCTGCTCGGGCAGGCCGCCACCCGCGTGCTGCGTACCTCGATGGAACTGGGCGGCAACGCACCGTTCCTGGTCTTCCCGGATGCCGACCTCGAGAAGACCCTGGACGGAGCCGTTCTCGCCAAGATGCGCAACACCGGACAGGCCTGCACCGCGGCGAACCGGTTCCTCGTGCACGAATCCGTGGCCCCGGCGTTCGCGGACGGCCTGGCCCGGCAGCTCGGGGCCCTACGGATCGGACCCGGGACCGAGCCTGCGACACAGGTCGGCCCGCTGATCGACGGGAAGGCCGTCGCCGCGATGGAACGCCTGGTGGCGCAGGCGATCGACGACGGCGCCCGCCCGCTGACCGGGGGCGAGCGGTGGGGGCGGCAGGGGCACTTCTACGCGCCGACCGTGCTGGTGGACGTCCCTCCGGGATCGGCGCTGCTGCGCGAGGAGATCTTCGGGCCGATCGCCCCGGTCACGACGTTCGCCTCGGACGAGGAGGCGGTCCGGCTCGCCAACGACACCAGCTACGGCCTGGTCGGATACGTCTTCACCCGGGACCTTTCCCGGGCCATCAACGTGTCCGAGCAACTGGAGACCGGCATGATCGGGCTCAACCAGGGCATCGTCTCGAATCCGGCCGCACCGTTCGGCGGCGTGAAGGAGTCCGGCCTGGGCCGCGAGGGCGGCCCGGAGGGCATCGACGAGTACCTGGAGACCACCTACCTCGGGATCGCGCTGTGACTGCGTCGGTCGCCGTCGTCACCGGCGCCGCTTCCGGCATCGGTGCCTGCGTCGCCGACGTCCTTCGTGCCGACGGCTGGCGGCTGTCCCTTGCCGACCTCTCGCCGATGCCGGAAGGCACGGCGGATCCGACGGATCTGACGACCGCGACGGACATCTCGTCGGCGGCGGACGTGGAGTCACTGTTCGCGTCGACCCTGCGCCGGTTCGGCCGGATCGACGCCGTGGTGAACGTCGCCGGCATCACCCTGGCCGGCGATGTGCTGGTGGAGGACCTGGACGAGGAGACCTTCGACCGGGTGATCGGCGTGAATCTGCGGGGCACGTTCCTGATGTGCCGGGCCGCGGTCCGCACCCTGCGCGGGTCCGGCGGCGCCATTGTCAACATCGGGTCCACGGCATCCGTGGTGGGGATCGGCGGCACCGCGTACGTCACCTCGAAGTCCGGCGTGGCCGGGCTCTCCCGGGCGATCGCCTACCAGTATGCGGACCGCGGGATCCGTTGCAACACCGTCGCTCCCGGCGCCACCGACACCCCGATGATCCGGACCTCGCTGGCGAAGGGTGCAGCGGCGGTCGACCGACCGGGCTGTCTGCCCGGCATGGCCCGGCCGCAGGACGTCGCCGAGCTGGTGCGGTTCCTGGTCTCCGACGCCGGGCGCTTCGTCACCGGCGCCGTCTACACCATGGACGGCGGTCTGACCCAGCACTGATCGGTCCACCTCCCCCGTCGAGCACAGGAGTCCCAGGTGCCGGACACCTACCGTCGCGCCGTCTTCACCGGTGCCGGGCATCCCATCGAGTGGCGCCGGCAGCCGCTGCCCCGGCCGGCCGAACATGAACTGGTGGTCGGTGTCGAACTCGCCGGGATCTGCGGGACCGACGTGCACCGGCTCGCCGGGGACGTCCCGACGGACGGTCCCGTCGCCTTCGGCCATGAAGCCGTCGGTCGGGTGCTCGAGATCGGGGACGGAGCCGGCACCGACCGGTCGGGTCGCCGGATCCGGGTCGGCGATCGTGTCCTCTGGAACCCGGTGCCGGCGTGCGGCAGGTGCCGCGCCTGCACGGTGGAGCGGACGCCGGTCCGCTGCACCCGCGCGCGCTGGCCGGCGCCTGCGGATCAGCACTCGGCGGCCGGGTTCCAGGAGGTCGCGCTGCTCGGTCCCGATCACGAGTTCCACGTGCTACCCGACGATGTCGAGGAAGCCGCGGCGGTCGCCCTGGGGTGCGCCCTGCCGACCGCCATCGGCGGGTTCGGGCGGTTGGGCGGCATCGCCGAACAGGACGTGGTCGTCGTGCAGGGCTCCGGACCGGTCGGGCTGGCGTCGACGGTGCTCGCCGCACAGAGCCCGGCCACCCGGATCGTGGTGATCGGCACCGGTGATGCCCGGCTGCGAGCGGCGCGTGATCTCGGGGCAACCGCGACGATCGATCTCGTCGGCACCGACGCCGGACAGCGGGCCCGGACGCTCCTGTCCCTGACCGGTGGGCGTGGTGCCGACGTGCTGATCGAGGCGGCCGGACGTCCCGGGGCGTTCGTCGAAGGTCTGGATCTGCTGGCCGCGGGCGGCCGATACCTCCTGATGGGACTGTTCTCGGGGACCGCGCCGGCCACCGTCGACGCGGTCCGGTGGGTGAACCGCAGCCAGCACCTGATCGGCAGCCTGGGATCGCCGACCGGCAGCTTCGGTGCCGCAGTGTCGGTGGTGCAACGGCTGTCGCAGCGCTACGACCCGGGGCGGCTGGTGTCGAGCGTGTTCCCGCTCGCCGATCTCGAGACGGCGATCGCGCACGCGGCCGGCGGCACCGCGATCAAGACGGCGGTCTCCGCAGGGCCGTGGACCTGACCGGCCAACTCGTTTCGTAGGGTGGCCACGGCGCCCCGGGTGGGGTCGAGTGCCACACGGACGAAGGAGCCCGCATGCCGGCCGTCGAGCTGACGATCGAGAACCGAGTCGCGCACATCCGGTTGAACCGGCCGGAGGCGTCGAACGCCATCAGCATCGAGTTGGCGCACGACCTCGGGGCGGCGGTGGTGGAGGTGGCCGCGTCGGACGCCCGGGCGGTACTGCTGACCGCGGCGGGGGCACGGTTCTGCGCGGGTGGCGACCTGGGCGCGATGGTGGCCGCCGACGACCAGGCCGCGTTCGTCCACGAGCTGGCGGTGGCCGCGGACCGGTCGCTGCTGGCGCTGGAGGCGTTGCCGGTTCCGGTGATCGCGGCGGTGCACGGATCCGTCGCCGGGGCGGGTCTGGCCGTGATGCTCAGCTGCGACCTGATCCTGGCCGCCCGGTCCACCAAGTTCCTGTCCGCCTACTCCCAGGTCGGGCTGACCCCGGACTGCGGTCTGTCCTACCTGCTCCCCCGCTCCGTCGGGCAGACCCGGGCGCTCGAACTGCTGCTCACCGACCGGCGGCTCACCGCCGAGGAGGCACACGCCTGGGGCATGGTCACCACCGTCGTCGAGGACGACGACCTGACCGCCACCGCCATCGCCCTCGCCGCGAAGCTCACCGGCGGGGTGACCGGTGCGCTGGCCTCCGCCAAGGACCTCATCCGCGCCCGAGCAGACGTCCCCCGCGCCGACATGGGCCTGCTGGAGGCCACCACCATCTCCCGCGCGGTCACCGATGCCGAGGCGCAGCAGCGGATCTCGGCCTTCTTCTCCCGCTGAACCCGACCTCGTCCGCCGGCACTGTCGGTGACGACGGGTAGGACTGTCCCATGCCCTTCGCCGACGAACTCCTCGGTGCGCCCGCCGCACGGTCGCTGCTGGCCGCTGTCCGGAAGGCCCGGCCGCGTCGCCGGCTGCAGGCACTCACGGCGGCGGTCACGGGTCTGGACGGATTGACCCTGCGCGCCCGGTGCGACCTGCTGACCGCGGCATTGCTGGACGACATCCCCGGTGACGACGAGGATCTGGGTGAGGTGGTACGCCGACTGCTCGCCGATCCGGCGTTCACCGGGTGGGCCACCTGGCCGGTCGGCGAGGCCGTCACCGCCCGGGCACTGGAACAGTTGACCACCGACGCGATCGACCGGGCGCTCGACCTGCTGCCCGCACTGACCCCGCTGCTCTCCTCCGAGTTCGCGATCCGCCCGCTGATGATCGCCGACCTGCCGCGGGTGATCGCGGCCGCGGTGCGCTGGACCGCCGATCCCGACCCGGCCGTCCGCCGACTCGCGAGCGAGGGCACCCGTCCGTACCTGCCATGGGCCCGGCGGGTACCTGCCCTCGACCTCGATCCGGCGGTGACCGTGCCGATCCTCGATGCCCTGTACCGCGATCCGGACGAGGTGGTGCGCCGGTCCGTCGCCAACCATCTCAACGATCTGTCCCGGCAGCACCCGGAACTGGTGGTGGCCACGGCGGCGGGCTGGGCGGCGGCACCGGATGTACACACACCCCGGGTCGTCCGCCACGCGCTGCGCACCCTGGTCAAACGCGGGCATCCCGATGCACTGGCGCTGCTCGGCTTCGGCGCCGGCGGAACGGTGGTGGTGACGGGGCCGGTGCTCAGGGCCGGGCACGTGCAGGACGGCGGCGAGATCGCCTTCACCGGATCAATTCTCAATCCCGGCGCGGAGTCCGTGCGGGTCGCGGTCGACTACGTGCTGCACTTCCGCAAGGCCTCCGGCCGCACCGCGCCGAAGGTCTTCAAGATCACCACCGCGACACTGGCGCCCGGTGAGCAGCTGGATCTGGCCCGCACCTTCTCCTTCCGCCCGATCACCACCCGCCGCTACCACCCCGGCGAGCACGCGCTCGAGCTCCAGGTCAACGGTGTCGCTTCCGGTCGGGTGGCGTTCGTCTACATCGGCCAGGGAACCGGCGCGGTCTGATCAGCGGGTGACCGGGCCCACCCTTCCGGGCACGGCGACATCCCAGTATCTGGGCTACACTGAATCGATTCCTGGAGTGCGTCGCGCTGCTCTCGTCATCGGATGTTTCGATCTTTCGGGGGATTGCGACTGTTCCGGCACCGACCTGGTGCCGGCGCCCGCTCCCACCGAACCACGAACGGTTGCAATGTCTGTCCTGCTCGACCCTGCCCTGACGACCCCTGAGAACGACCGGATCGAAGCCCCTGCGGTTCCGGCCGGCCCCACCTTCGCCGAGCTGGGCCTGCCGGCCCCGCTGCTGCGCGCGGTCACCGACCTCGGCTTCGTCACCCCCTCCGCCATCCAGGAGAAGGCCATCCCGGCCCTGCTGGACGGCCGCGACATCACCGGTGTCGCGCAGACCGGCACCGGCAAGACCGCCGCGTTCGGCCTGCCGCTGCTCGCCGCCATCGACCCATCGCTGGGCCGCGTGCAGGCGGTCGTGCTGACCCCGACCCGCGAGCTGGCGATCCAGGTCTCCGAGGCCATCACCACTTTCGCCGCGCAGCTCCCCCGCATCACCGTCGTCCCGATCTACGGCGGCGCCAGCTTCCTGCCGCAGCGGGCCGCCCTCAAGGCCGGCGCGCAGGTCGTCGTCGGCACCCCCGGCCGGATCATCGACCACCTGGAGCGCGGCACGCTGGACATCACCGGCCTGCGCTTCCTGGTCCTGGACGAGGCCGACGAGATGCTCCGCATGGGCTTCGCCGAGGACGTCGACAAGATCCTCGAGTCCGCCCCGAACCAGCGGCAGACCGCACTGTTCTCCGCGACCATGCCGCCGGCCATCCGCGCCGTCGCCGGCAAGCACCTGGTGGATCCGGTCGACATCACCGTCGCCCGGCAGTCCTCCACCGTCACCAGCGTCAAGCAGACCTACGCCGTCGTGCCGTTCCGCGACAAGGTCGACGCGCTGACCCGGGTCATCCAGACCTCCGACGGCGACGCCACCATCGTCTTCGTCCGCACCAAGGAGGCCTGCGACCAGGTCGGCACCGAGCTGGTCGCCCGCGGCATCGGTGCGGCCGCCATCAACGGCGACGTCCCGCAGAAGGAGCGCGAGCGGATCATCGACCGGCTGCGCACCGGCAAGCTGGACGTGCTGGTCGCCACCGATGTCGCCGCCCGCGGCCTGGACGTCGACCGGATCGACCTGGTCGTCAATTTCGACGCACCGGGCGAGGTCGAGGCCTACGTGCACCGCATCGGCCGCACCGGCCGGGCGGGCCGCACCGGCATCGCGCTGACCTTCTTCACCCCGCGGGAGATCGGCCGGCTGCGGCTGATCGAGAAGACCACCCGTACCACCATGGAGCAGATCGACCTGCCCTCGCAGGACGACGTGTGGGCGCACGGCGGCAACGCCGTGCTGCGCCAGGTCCAGGACTGGGCCGGCGGCTCCCGCAAGGGCACCTACCGCGGTGCGGTCAACGCCTTCCTGGGCGAGACCGGCATGAGCGCAGAGGATCTCGCCGCCACCCTGCTGGCCCTGGCCGCCGGCGACGACGGCAGCTGGGTGCCGCCGGTCAAGGAACAGCGCCCCGAGCGTCGCCCCCGCTTCGACGAGGAGCCGGCGCAGCGCGGCGGCAACCGTCCCGACCGCCCGCGTCGTCGTGACGCGGCCGGCCCGCGCTACCGCGTCGCCGTCGGCCGCCGCCACGGGGTCCGCCCGGCCGGCATCGTCGGCGCCATCACCGCCGAGGGCGGGCTGTCCGGCAGTGATCTCGGCCGGATCGACATCTTCGACGACCACTCGATCGTCGAGATCGGCGGGCACATCAGCCGCGAGGCGTTCGGCCGGATCTCCCGCGCCACGGTGAGCGGTCAGGCGCTGCAGATCAAGCTGGAGCGTGACGGCGGGCCGTCGCACGCCCCGCGTGGTTCCGGGCCGGCCCGGGACCGCGACCGCGGCCCGCGTCGTCCGGGCGACGACCGCGGCGGCGAGCGCCGCTACGGCAACCGCGAGTACCGCGGCCGCTGACCCGCGCGGCCGGCGACGGCCGCTCGAGAACTGAACAGCACCACCCCGGAGATCGTCCGGATCCACACGGATCCGGACGATCTTCGCGATTCACCCACCTGGCGCGGGCCCGCTTTGCGATAGTGCTCCTCGATCGGCAATCGCCGGTCACCCCCGCGAAGTGCCGGAGGGACCGCCATGCCGCAGTTCGTGGCCAACGGCAAGAGGATCGTCGACGTCCACCTGCAGGGCGACTCGTTCCGCGCCCGGGCCGGATCGATGGTCGCCTACCAGGGCACCGTCGCCTTCAAGCGTGCCCCCATCGGCGGCGGGGAAGGGATCCGCGGTGCGATGAAGCGCGGCCTGGCCGGTGAAGGGCTGGAGCTGATGGAATGCACCGGGCACGGCGTCGTCCACCTGGCCGTCGACGCCGCCTACGTCGAGATCGTGCAGCTGACCGGGGACAAGCTCATGGTCGAGTCGTCCTCGCTACTGGCCTACGACACCCACCTGACCACCGGGATCGCCTTCCACGGCCTGCGCGGTCTGTCCGGCGGGCAGGGCGTGGCCACCACGACCATCAGCGGAGCGGGCACCATCGCCCTGCTGTCCTTCGGCGGACCGCTGGTGGCGCTGCAGGTCTCGCCGCAGCACCCGCTCACCGTCGATCCGGACGCCTACGTCGGACACCTCGGCAACCTGCAGCAGACCTTCGTCACGGACATCAGCTGGCGGATGATGATCGGCCAGGGCAGCGGCGAGGCCTTCTCGCTCCACTTCACCGGTACCGGAGTCGTGTGGATCCAGCCGGAGGAGCGCTGATGTTCGACCCGGTGAACTCCAAGGTGGTCCGCGGCGAGCTCGGGCCGGGCAAGGATGCCGTCGCCCGCCGCGGCGCGATGATCGCCTACCAGGGCGACGTGCTCTTCTCGCCGATCTTCCTGGGCGGCAACATGTCCGGCTTCGTCGGCCGACAGGTGAGCGGCGAGGACCAGGCGATGATGAAGGCCTCCGGCCGTGGGTCGATCTGGTACGGCTTCGGCGGCATGGACACCACGGTGCTGCGGCTCTCCGGCGAGTCGCTGACCACCGAATCGTCGCGGATCCTCTGCCACGAGCCGTCGCTGCACGCGTCGGTCGTCTCCGCCGCGCAGGCCGGCGGTGGCGGGGGCCTCCGCGGTGCCGCCCGGGGCGTGGTCTCCGGTCAGGGCTTCATGACCACCCAACTCACCGGGCACGGCATGGTGGTACTGCTGAGTCACGGCGGCACCATCGAGATCCCGGTCCAGGGCGGCGGTGTCACCGTCGACCCACAGGCCTACATCGCGCACCGCGGTCAGCTGCACCTGAAGCTGCAGGCGAAGGTCGGCTGGCGGGAGGCAGTCGGCCGCGGCAGCGGCGAGGCCATGCAGCTCGAGGTCACCGGTCACGGCAGCGTTCTCGTCCAGGCATCGGAGAAGAAGTTCTGATGGTCGCCACTCCCCTCGATCCGTCGACCCTCCCGTCGAACGACAACATCACGTCGTACTGCTACTGCATCGAGAACTCCGGCGAGTACTTCCTGCAGAAGGGCGCGATGCTCGCCTACTACGGGCAGATGCGCTTCGAGAACCTGATGTCGTCCTCGGTCCCCAACATGGTGGCCAGGCAGTTCGGTTCGCCCACCGGGATGAACGAGTGGGTGCTCGCCCGCGGGCACGGGAAGCTCCTGCTGGGCCGCGGCGGGCTGGAGTTGAACTCGTACACCCTGGAGGACGGCAACCTGACGGTCCGGGCGAGGAACCTGCTCGGGTTCGACCCGACGTTGGAGCTGAAGCAGTCGATCATCCCGGGCTACCTGAACCTGATCGGGTCCGGCACGTTCGTCGCCGGGTCGAACGGCCCGGTGATGTTCGCCGAGCCGCCGATCCGGGTCGACCCGCAGGCGCTGCTGGGCTGGTCGGACACCCCGACGCCGTGCGTGCACTTCGACACGAACTGGATGACCGGCCTGGTCAGCGGTGCGCAGGCGTTCTTCGGGCGGCGCAGCGGCGAGGAGGAGCAGTACGACTTCACCGGCTCCGGCACGGTGCTGATCCAGTCGTCGGAGATCGTCTCGTTCGCCGAGGAGATGGCCATCCAGCAGACCCTGCGGCGCTGAGGGATCTCCTCCGTTCCGGCCCGGGACCACCCGTCCGGCGGATACGGTCCGCTGCATGGCACGGACTTCCGGTGGATGGACGCGAGGCGCTGCGGCGATCGGCGCGATGACGGTGATCGGGCTGCTGGCCGGCTGCACCTCGGGCGGCAGCAGCGCACGGTCGACGGTGACGACCACGGTGGAGCAGACCCGGACGACCGCGGTCACGGTCACCGTCACCACCTCTTCGTCGATCCGCACCCCGCCGCCGCCGAGCACCACGCCGACAGTCGGACCGGGCACCGAACTGGGCGCCCAGGACGCCGACATGCAGTACGGTGCAGCGGTTCTCAACCCACTGCAGCCGTGCGAGGTACTCGACCCGGATGCCGGCGACCTGGTCGACCTGCCGCTGGAGCCGAGCGATTCCACCCCGAACAGCTGCGTCGCCTTCGACGACGGCAAGGGTTTCGGCGTGAAGGTGGAGGTCGGCGACATGGCCGATGCGATCGACACGGTCAAGCGGTGCTTCTACGCCGACGACGACCAGGACCAGTGCGACCTGCCGGACATCATCGACGACTACGACGCCCGCACCTTCGTCCGCGACGGCGTCACGGTGATCACCGAGGACGTGATCAACGGTGACGACGGGTACCTCGGCGCGAACGTGGCCGCGGCGAAGAACGCCTGGGTGCAGATCACCGTGCACTTCGACGGCGGGCTGACCCCGGTGACCGACAAGATCCGGATGCAGCTGGTCGATCAGGTGATCGCACACTCGAAGGGCGCATGAGACCGGTGCACGGCCGGGGAGCTTGATGGGAGTCCTCGGGGAAACCGGGGTACGGGAACCCGGCGCCGGGTACGGTCCGTTGGCAGAGCGGTGCCGGGTGTCCGGCACCTGAGGTGAGTACGCGTCGGGAAGGACCGTCATGTCGTTCTGGAACCAGCTGAAGTCCAAGACCCAGGAGATGAACAGCTCCCTCAAGACGAAGGCGGGCCAGTTCAAGAACAAAGAGTTCGCCGCCGGCTCGATGGCGATGTGCGCGCTGATCGCCGCCGCCGACGGCTCGATCGACCCGCAGGAGCGGCAGAAGACCGCCGCGCTGATCATGAGCAACGACGTGCTGTCGATCTTCCCGCCGGCCGAGCTGCAGCAGAAGTTCGACTTCTACTGCAGCAAGCTGGCCAGCGACTACGACTTCGGCAAGGTGGAGGCCATCGCCACCATCGGCAAGCTGAAGTCGAAGGCCGACCAGGCCCGCGCCGTGATCCAGATCGGCATCA is a genomic window containing:
- a CDS encoding NAD(P)H-dependent flavin oxidoreductase; this translates as MFVTPFTELFGVQHPIVCGGMMGVGRAGLVAAVAEAGALGFLSALTQPRPEDLAVEIERCRALTSRPFGVNLTILPTRNPVSYEDYADVIIEAGVPVVELAGGDPGPWVPRFHAGGVKVIHKCTSVRHAVKGEQAGADAVAIDGFECAGHPGEEDVPSLVLLPAAARRLSVPVIACGGFADGAGVVAALALGGSAVCMGTRFLATEEAAVHANVKQRIVDNTERDTVLLFRQWRNTARVARNAVSEEIARIGARPGATFDEVAHLASGARGRARVLGDGEMDDGVWWAGQSQGLIDDVPTCRELLDRMIAEAGQLVSTSLPALTREQS
- a CDS encoding DEAD/DEAH box helicase yields the protein MSVLLDPALTTPENDRIEAPAVPAGPTFAELGLPAPLLRAVTDLGFVTPSAIQEKAIPALLDGRDITGVAQTGTGKTAAFGLPLLAAIDPSLGRVQAVVLTPTRELAIQVSEAITTFAAQLPRITVVPIYGGASFLPQRAALKAGAQVVVGTPGRIIDHLERGTLDITGLRFLVLDEADEMLRMGFAEDVDKILESAPNQRQTALFSATMPPAIRAVAGKHLVDPVDITVARQSSTVTSVKQTYAVVPFRDKVDALTRVIQTSDGDATIVFVRTKEACDQVGTELVARGIGAAAINGDVPQKERERIIDRLRTGKLDVLVATDVAARGLDVDRIDLVVNFDAPGEVEAYVHRIGRTGRAGRTGIALTFFTPREIGRLRLIEKTTRTTMEQIDLPSQDDVWAHGGNAVLRQVQDWAGGSRKGTYRGAVNAFLGETGMSAEDLAATLLALAAGDDGSWVPPVKEQRPERRPRFDEEPAQRGGNRPDRPRRRDAAGPRYRVAVGRRHGVRPAGIVGAITAEGGLSGSDLGRIDIFDDHSIVEIGGHISREAFGRISRATVSGQALQIKLERDGGPSHAPRGSGPARDRDRGPRRPGDDRGGERRYGNREYRGR
- a CDS encoding enoyl-CoA hydratase/isomerase family protein, which codes for MPAVELTIENRVAHIRLNRPEASNAISIELAHDLGAAVVEVAASDARAVLLTAAGARFCAGGDLGAMVAADDQAAFVHELAVAADRSLLALEALPVPVIAAVHGSVAGAGLAVMLSCDLILAARSTKFLSAYSQVGLTPDCGLSYLLPRSVGQTRALELLLTDRRLTAEEAHAWGMVTTVVEDDDLTATAIALAAKLTGGVTGALASAKDLIRARADVPRADMGLLEATTISRAVTDAEAQQRISAFFSR
- a CDS encoding SDR family NAD(P)-dependent oxidoreductase is translated as MTASVAVVTGAASGIGACVADVLRADGWRLSLADLSPMPEGTADPTDLTTATDISSAADVESLFASTLRRFGRIDAVVNVAGITLAGDVLVEDLDEETFDRVIGVNLRGTFLMCRAAVRTLRGSGGAIVNIGSTASVVGIGGTAYVTSKSGVAGLSRAIAYQYADRGIRCNTVAPGATDTPMIRTSLAKGAAAVDRPGCLPGMARPQDVAELVRFLVSDAGRFVTGAVYTMDGGLTQH
- a CDS encoding AIM24 family protein, translating into MMFDPVNSKVVRGELGPGKDAVARRGAMIAYQGDVLFSPIFLGGNMSGFVGRQVSGEDQAMMKASGRGSIWYGFGGMDTTVLRLSGESLTTESSRILCHEPSLHASVVSAAQAGGGGGLRGAARGVVSGQGFMTTQLTGHGMVVLLSHGGTIEIPVQGGGVTVDPQAYIAHRGQLHLKLQAKVGWREAVGRGSGEAMQLEVTGHGSVLVQASEKKF
- a CDS encoding AIM24 family protein translates to MVATPLDPSTLPSNDNITSYCYCIENSGEYFLQKGAMLAYYGQMRFENLMSSSVPNMVARQFGSPTGMNEWVLARGHGKLLLGRGGLELNSYTLEDGNLTVRARNLLGFDPTLELKQSIIPGYLNLIGSGTFVAGSNGPVMFAEPPIRVDPQALLGWSDTPTPCVHFDTNWMTGLVSGAQAFFGRRSGEEEQYDFTGSGTVLIQSSEIVSFAEEMAIQQTLRR
- a CDS encoding NAD-dependent succinate-semialdehyde dehydrogenase encodes the protein MTQPIDAAAALDGIRTDLYIDGHWRSTARTFPVEDPASGETIAEMADAGPADAVAALAAATGAGPGWAATEPRVRAEILRRAFDLLMSGADRLATVISLEMGKPLAESRAEIAYGAEFLRWFSEESVRISGRYSVAPTGGTRLLTMRRPVGPVLAITPWNFPLAMATRKVGPALAAGCTVVLKPAAQTPLTAAYLVAVLEEAGVPPGVVNLIPTSGSAAATAPVLDDPRLRKLTFTGSTEVGRALLGQAATRVLRTSMELGGNAPFLVFPDADLEKTLDGAVLAKMRNTGQACTAANRFLVHESVAPAFADGLARQLGALRIGPGTEPATQVGPLIDGKAVAAMERLVAQAIDDGARPLTGGERWGRQGHFYAPTVLVDVPPGSALLREEIFGPIAPVTTFASDEEAVRLANDTSYGLVGYVFTRDLSRAINVSEQLETGMIGLNQGIVSNPAAPFGGVKESGLGREGGPEGIDEYLETTYLGIAL
- a CDS encoding DNA alkylation repair protein, with product MPFADELLGAPAARSLLAAVRKARPRRRLQALTAAVTGLDGLTLRARCDLLTAALLDDIPGDDEDLGEVVRRLLADPAFTGWATWPVGEAVTARALEQLTTDAIDRALDLLPALTPLLSSEFAIRPLMIADLPRVIAAAVRWTADPDPAVRRLASEGTRPYLPWARRVPALDLDPAVTVPILDALYRDPDEVVRRSVANHLNDLSRQHPELVVATAAGWAAAPDVHTPRVVRHALRTLVKRGHPDALALLGFGAGGTVVVTGPVLRAGHVQDGGEIAFTGSILNPGAESVRVAVDYVLHFRKASGRTAPKVFKITTATLAPGEQLDLARTFSFRPITTRRYHPGEHALELQVNGVASGRVAFVYIGQGTGAV
- a CDS encoding AIM24 family protein, producing MPQFVANGKRIVDVHLQGDSFRARAGSMVAYQGTVAFKRAPIGGGEGIRGAMKRGLAGEGLELMECTGHGVVHLAVDAAYVEIVQLTGDKLMVESSSLLAYDTHLTTGIAFHGLRGLSGGQGVATTTISGAGTIALLSFGGPLVALQVSPQHPLTVDPDAYVGHLGNLQQTFVTDISWRMMIGQGSGEAFSLHFTGTGVVWIQPEER
- a CDS encoding zinc-binding dehydrogenase encodes the protein MPDTYRRAVFTGAGHPIEWRRQPLPRPAEHELVVGVELAGICGTDVHRLAGDVPTDGPVAFGHEAVGRVLEIGDGAGTDRSGRRIRVGDRVLWNPVPACGRCRACTVERTPVRCTRARWPAPADQHSAAGFQEVALLGPDHEFHVLPDDVEEAAAVALGCALPTAIGGFGRLGGIAEQDVVVVQGSGPVGLASTVLAAQSPATRIVVIGTGDARLRAARDLGATATIDLVGTDAGQRARTLLSLTGGRGADVLIEAAGRPGAFVEGLDLLAAGGRYLLMGLFSGTAPATVDAVRWVNRSQHLIGSLGSPTGSFGAAVSVVQRLSQRYDPGRLVSSVFPLADLETAIAHAAGGTAIKTAVSAGPWT
- a CDS encoding tellurite resistance TerB family protein, whose product is MSFWNQLKSKTQEMNSSLKTKAGQFKNKEFAAGSMAMCALIAAADGSIDPQERQKTAALIMSNDVLSIFPPAELQQKFDFYCSKLASDYDFGKVEAIATIGKLKSKADQARAVIQIGIIIGGADGNFDEHERRAVKEACFAVNINPAEFDL